From Ananas comosus cultivar F153 linkage group 8, ASM154086v1, whole genome shotgun sequence, one genomic window encodes:
- the LOC109713663 gene encoding beta-carotene 3-hydroxylase, chloroplastic-like, which yields MAAVMSSLGITSMAVAAVYYRFAWQMERAKYLFRRKKKREKXLTEMFGTFALSVGAAVGMEFWARWAHRALWHASLWHMHESHHRPRDGPFELNDVFAIINAVPAISLLAFGFFHRGLVPGLCFGAGLGITLFGMAYMFVHDGLVHRRFPVGPIANVPYFRRVAAAHQIHHMDKFKGVPYGLFLGPKELEEVGGLEELEKEINRRIKRN from the exons ATGGCGGCGGTGATGTCGAGCTTGGGGATCACATCCATGGCGGTCGCCGCCGTGTACTACCGCTTCGCGTGGCAAATGGAG CGAGccaaatatttatttagaaggaaaaaaaaaagggaaaaaaaNCTCACGGAAATGTTCGGAACCTTCGCGCTCTCCGTGGGCGCAGCG GTGGGAATGGAGTTTTGGGCGCGGTGGGCGCACCGGGCGCTGTGGCACGCGTCGCTCTGGCACATGCACGAGTCGCACCACCGCCCCCGCGACGGCCCCTTCGAGCTCAACGACGTCTTCGCCATCATCAACGCCGTCCCCGCCATCTCCCTCCTCGCCTTCGGCTTCTTCCACCGCGGCCTCGTCCCCGGCCTCTGCTTCGGCGCC GGTCTGGGGATTACCTTGTTCGGGATGGCCTACATGTTCGTACACGACGGGCTGGTCCACCGGCGTTTCCCCGTGGGCCCCATCGCCAACGTGCCCTACTTCCGGagggtcgccgccgcccaccag ATCCATCACATGGATAAATTCAAGGGAGTGCCATATGGGCTGTTCCTGGGACCAAAG gAGCTGGAGGAGGTGGGTGGCCTAGAGGAGCTAGAGAAGGAAATCAACAGGAGGATTAAGAGGAATTAG